The following are encoded in a window of Armatimonadota bacterium genomic DNA:
- a CDS encoding tyrosine--tRNA ligase yields the protein MECNARGVESTVASNSELFPEHIVTAANDLRRGAVGVAPEAGLEAKLLLSETEKRPLRVKLGLDPTAPDIHLGFAVVLRKLRQFQDLGHQVVIIIGDYTALIGDPSGRSTTRPMLTDEEIEANGATYVEQLARILDPAKTEVRFNSEWLGRLTFAELVRLATRMTVAQVLERDDFAERFASHQPISLHELLYPLAQAYDSVAIDADVEMGGQDQTFNILAGRALQRELGRPEQIGFFMPLLVGLDGTKKMSKSLGNYVGIAETPIEMFSKLMSIPDTLLESYFISCTLTPVQRIEQLVADVAQGSINPRDVKRELARNVVAMYHSESAAERADAEWMHVHSEGGLPEEIPEALLPADLVRNGKVWICRLLVSTGMAGGTGDARRLVEQGAVVLNGARVADSAAELAPADLTGAILQVGPKRFVRIKAD from the coding sequence CTGGAGTGCAATGCGAGGGGAGTTGAAAGCACGGTGGCGTCTAACTCAGAACTGTTTCCGGAGCATATTGTAACGGCAGCGAACGATCTGCGGCGCGGCGCGGTCGGCGTCGCGCCGGAAGCGGGACTCGAGGCGAAGCTGCTCCTGTCGGAAACCGAGAAGCGGCCGCTTCGGGTCAAGCTTGGGCTGGACCCCACTGCGCCGGATATTCACCTGGGATTCGCGGTGGTGCTCCGCAAACTCCGCCAGTTTCAGGATCTGGGTCACCAGGTGGTGATCATCATTGGCGACTATACGGCATTGATCGGCGATCCGTCGGGGCGCTCAACAACGCGGCCAATGCTCACCGACGAGGAGATAGAGGCGAACGGCGCTACATACGTTGAGCAACTGGCCCGTATTCTCGACCCGGCAAAAACCGAGGTGCGCTTCAACAGTGAATGGCTGGGACGCCTCACCTTTGCCGAATTGGTGCGGTTGGCCACAAGAATGACAGTGGCTCAGGTGCTGGAGCGTGACGACTTTGCCGAGCGATTTGCCTCGCACCAGCCAATCAGTCTGCACGAGCTTCTCTATCCGCTGGCACAGGCGTACGACTCCGTGGCGATCGACGCCGACGTGGAGATGGGCGGCCAGGATCAGACCTTCAATATCCTGGCCGGACGCGCGCTTCAACGCGAACTTGGCCGACCGGAGCAGATAGGCTTCTTTATGCCGCTGCTCGTCGGGCTGGATGGCACAAAGAAGATGAGCAAGTCGCTAGGCAACTACGTCGGGATTGCCGAAACGCCGATTGAGATGTTCTCCAAACTCATGTCGATACCGGATACGCTGCTGGAGAGCTACTTCATCAGCTGCACCCTGACGCCCGTCCAACGTATCGAGCAGTTGGTCGCCGATGTGGCGCAGGGTTCGATCAATCCACGCGACGTCAAGCGCGAGCTGGCGAGGAACGTGGTGGCGATGTACCATTCCGAGAGCGCTGCGGAACGTGCCGACGCAGAATGGATGCATGTGCATTCGGAAGGGGGCCTTCCAGAGGAGATTCCGGAGGCCTTGCTGCCGGCCGATCTGGTTCGCAACGGCAAGGTCTGGATTTGCAGGCTCCTCGTTTCGACCGGCATGGCCGGTGGCACCGGCGATGCCAGGAGGCTGGTGGAACAGGGCGCTGTGGTGCTGAATGGCGCCAGAGTGGCCGACTCTGCCGCTGAGCTGGCGCCGGCCGATCTGACCGGCGCGATTCTGCAGGTGGGGCCAAAACGGTTTGTTCGAATCAAGGCGGATTGA